A portion of the Candidatus Pristimantibacillus lignocellulolyticus genome contains these proteins:
- a CDS encoding GyrI-like domain-containing protein, whose translation MTTEIQYEDHQNPKTSQLQPLRIEEKDSMILAGISVITTNTDEISGKGKLGALWTKFYSDDISSLISEQANDGTIYGCYTDYENGAEGRYRLLIGKRIQNIEDKPVGMDYVITPAAKYAVFKTSTGPIQEVVFQAWNEIWQWSEASSMKRTYTGDFEYYDERCVDPTHAQVDIYIAIE comes from the coding sequence ATGACTACTGAGATTCAATATGAAGATCATCAAAATCCAAAAACGAGCCAGCTTCAGCCTTTAAGAATAGAGGAAAAGGATAGCATGATTTTAGCAGGTATTAGCGTCATAACGACTAATACAGATGAAATTAGTGGCAAAGGGAAACTCGGGGCGTTATGGACAAAATTTTACTCGGATGATATAAGCTCACTTATATCGGAACAAGCAAATGATGGCACGATTTATGGTTGTTATACTGATTACGAAAATGGTGCTGAAGGACGGTATCGGTTACTCATTGGCAAAAGAATTCAGAATATAGAGGACAAGCCTGTCGGGATGGATTATGTCATCACTCCAGCAGCTAAATATGCTGTTTTTAAGACATCAACTGGACCGATTCAAGAGGTTGTTTTTCAAGCATGGAATGAAATATGGCAATGGTCGGAAGCTTCCAGTATGAAGCGGACCTACACCGGTGACTTCGAATATTATGATGAACGCTGCGTCGATCCAACTCATGCTCAGGTTGATATCTATATTGCAATTGAATAA